Proteins from a single region of Undibacterium sp. KW1:
- a CDS encoding TonB-dependent siderophore receptor, with protein MNCNKPFRLSAITIAMMTLLSQAQAQVASNPETNAATTANTTAPAKADEVQQIVVTGNARKGGQRKIDASYSITTANEEQLKQAAPSSTADLLKIVPGIYAESSGGNAGANIGVRGFPIDGDAPFVTIQMNGSPLFPPPTLSFLEGSSLFRIDDTVERVEVLRGGPSPIFSNGQPGATMNFLLKKGRDVAEGSLRATVGTGNLRRIDGYYGGKIADGWYGTIGGFYRVAQGVRDGQYPADDGGQITASVTRKLDQGELTFYARTVNDKNTFYTGVPLISASSAGGKPSAFPGFDPLTGSLYSNELRNVALEVGPGQVINKDLANGRGLQANLFGVDFSQSINGWNISNKLNHFSGDAPTLAIFTGNSPVSMSSYINSAILSANGQANVVAAAGGKQAVSGTATYLNGGTTVAGDQQVMSAGIWSVEKKLSSFTDELRISKEIVKDHTFTAGLYYADYSSKDMWYLGNSVLMTATPNARPINVQLNNGVVVSGNGHDGASFYTLNESFSAQNTAFYLADEWKINERIRVDAGVRTENRRLNGVISNPKSVDLDNNPLTLYNNSASVLSGSNTPVDRSDNEVSYTLGGNYKVSENFSMFARLNSGFALPQFDTIRDNGVNAPVTKVKQYEIGLKSVSEYISAYLTFFHNTFTGLPFQQFLADGRNVNAIGGSSGSGLEFEVAARPVKNFQISLSGAYQKSKYENYGANTGNEVKRQPKLQFRLSPSYRIPLDNGDIKLYGTYTHVDARFADAENQQSLPKYYTLDAGILVGLGENLEFRLAGTNLTNQLGLTEGNSRVIGSGSSVVFARPIFGRAIEASVLYRF; from the coding sequence TCTTATTCCATCACGACTGCGAATGAAGAACAACTGAAACAGGCGGCCCCCAGCAGCACTGCCGACCTGCTGAAAATCGTGCCCGGCATTTACGCCGAATCCAGCGGCGGTAATGCCGGTGCCAATATAGGCGTACGTGGTTTCCCTATCGACGGTGATGCGCCGTTTGTGACCATACAAATGAATGGCTCGCCTTTGTTCCCGCCGCCTACCCTGTCTTTCCTGGAAGGTTCATCCTTGTTCCGTATTGATGACACGGTTGAGCGGGTAGAAGTCTTGCGTGGCGGCCCCAGCCCTATCTTCTCGAATGGACAGCCTGGTGCGACGATGAACTTCCTGCTCAAGAAAGGCCGTGATGTGGCAGAAGGCAGTTTGCGTGCGACTGTGGGCACGGGCAATCTGCGCCGTATTGATGGTTATTATGGCGGCAAGATTGCTGATGGCTGGTATGGCACCATAGGCGGATTTTACCGCGTAGCACAAGGCGTGCGTGACGGGCAATACCCGGCAGACGATGGCGGGCAAATCACTGCCAGTGTGACTAGGAAGCTGGACCAGGGCGAGCTGACTTTTTATGCGCGCACCGTCAATGACAAAAATACTTTCTATACTGGCGTGCCGCTGATCTCTGCCAGCTCTGCGGGCGGCAAGCCCAGCGCCTTCCCTGGCTTTGATCCTTTGACTGGTTCGCTGTACAGCAATGAATTACGCAATGTCGCTCTGGAAGTGGGCCCTGGCCAGGTTATCAATAAAGACCTGGCAAATGGCCGTGGCTTGCAGGCCAATCTGTTTGGCGTGGATTTCTCGCAAAGCATCAACGGCTGGAATATCAGCAACAAGCTCAATCATTTTTCTGGCGATGCACCTACCCTGGCAATCTTCACCGGTAATAGCCCGGTGAGCATGTCCAGCTATATCAATAGCGCTATCCTGTCTGCAAATGGCCAGGCCAATGTGGTGGCTGCGGCAGGTGGCAAGCAGGCGGTGTCGGGTACTGCGACTTATCTGAATGGTGGCACTACAGTAGCTGGTGACCAGCAAGTGATGTCAGCCGGTATCTGGTCGGTAGAAAAGAAACTGAGTTCTTTCACGGATGAATTACGTATCAGCAAAGAGATCGTCAAAGACCATACATTCACCGCCGGTCTGTATTACGCTGACTATTCGTCCAAGGACATGTGGTATCTTGGCAATAGCGTGCTGATGACAGCAACACCGAATGCCCGTCCTATCAATGTGCAGTTGAATAATGGCGTGGTCGTCAGCGGCAATGGCCATGATGGCGCATCCTTCTATACCTTGAATGAGAGTTTCTCGGCACAAAACACGGCGTTTTACCTCGCGGATGAATGGAAGATCAATGAGCGCATCCGCGTTGATGCTGGTGTACGTACCGAGAACCGCCGTTTGAATGGCGTTATCTCGAATCCAAAATCAGTGGATCTGGATAATAACCCGCTGACACTGTACAACAACAGCGCATCAGTGCTAAGTGGCAGCAATACACCGGTCGATCGTTCGGACAATGAAGTGTCTTATACCCTCGGTGGCAATTACAAGGTGTCAGAAAACTTCAGCATGTTTGCACGTCTTAATTCTGGCTTTGCCCTGCCACAGTTTGACACCATACGCGACAATGGCGTGAATGCACCGGTAACCAAGGTCAAGCAATATGAGATAGGTTTGAAAAGTGTGTCCGAGTACATCAGTGCTTACCTGACCTTCTTCCACAATACTTTCACAGGCCTGCCCTTCCAGCAATTCTTGGCAGATGGCCGCAATGTGAATGCGATAGGTGGCTCCAGCGGTTCTGGCCTGGAATTTGAAGTGGCTGCCCGCCCTGTCAAGAATTTCCAGATTTCACTGAGCGGTGCCTATCAGAAATCGAAGTATGAAAACTATGGCGCCAATACTGGCAATGAAGTGAAGCGTCAGCCTAAGTTGCAATTCCGCCTGTCACCAAGCTACCGCATCCCGCTCGACAATGGCGATATCAAGCTGTATGGCACCTATACCCATGTCGATGCACGCTTTGCCGATGCAGAAAACCAGCAATCGCTGCCCAAGTATTACACCCTGGATGCAGGCATCCTGGTGGGCTTGGGTGAAAACCTGGAATTCCGCCTGGCTGGCACCAACCTGACTAATCAACTCGGTCTGACGGAAGGTAATTCCCGCGTCATAGGCAGTGGTAGCAGCGTGGTCTTTGCCCGTCCTATCTTTGGTCGTGCGATTGAAGCGTCTGTGCTGTATCGCTTCTAA
- a CDS encoding thioesterase II family protein — MKIIAYPFAGGSSYSYAKLSREHAHEWLVLDPPGHGSNMRQPLMHSIPEMVAALLEPTLRASAGKPYVLFGHSMGAYLALAMLDRLVELGARLPQRLVLSGAAAPHSRALQHHAELPHKQFLEWVVSMGGISAEVLAEPQLMELFEPILRADIGAAEAYVHGSQRQHDVPVRVLLGQDDRIALADGMAWAECFVNAPEIHTFAGGHFFLFDDVEKVQKLIA; from the coding sequence TTGAAAATCATCGCCTACCCATTCGCCGGTGGCAGCAGCTATAGCTATGCAAAACTGTCGCGTGAGCATGCGCATGAATGGCTGGTACTCGACCCGCCGGGACATGGCAGTAATATGCGCCAGCCTTTGATGCACAGCATACCCGAGATGGTAGCGGCCCTGCTCGAACCTACTTTGCGTGCAAGCGCTGGCAAACCTTATGTTCTGTTTGGACACAGCATGGGGGCCTATCTTGCGCTTGCCATGCTGGACAGGCTGGTGGAACTGGGTGCCCGCCTGCCACAAAGACTGGTGTTGTCAGGTGCTGCTGCACCGCATAGCCGCGCTTTACAGCATCACGCAGAACTGCCGCACAAGCAATTTCTGGAGTGGGTAGTAAGCATGGGAGGCATTTCAGCAGAAGTGCTGGCAGAGCCGCAATTGATGGAATTATTTGAGCCTATCCTGCGCGCAGACATAGGCGCAGCAGAAGCCTATGTCCATGGCAGCCAGCGCCAGCATGATGTACCTGTGCGAGTGCTGCTGGGGCAAGATGACCGAATAGCGCTGGCCGATGGCATGGCCTGGGCAGAGTGTTTTGTGAATGCGCCTGAAATACATACATTTGCTGGCGGACACTTCTTCCTGTTTGATGATGTCGAGAAAGTGCAAAAACTGATCGCCTGA